One genomic window of Paenibacillus xylanilyticus includes the following:
- a CDS encoding cytochrome P450 → MNRAPRKYANYIPIRELEGVEQQLSPFQVYAELRENTPVRYDEHRECWDIFRYEDVQYVLKNPKLFSSARDRANTSMLTTDPPKHKQLRDLVNQAFTPKAIEALAPRIQEIADELLTPRLSQGQMNLVDDLATPLPVIVIAELLGVPAKDRQKFKIWSDALVKGARDDSDEAFQELMEEKKRNQQELAIYFTAIMEERRQESQDDLISLLLAAEIEGKKLSEEELVGFCILLLAAGNETTTNLITNAVRILAEQPELQQRLREHPEHVASAVEETLRYYPPIVAIGRVAKETVELNGQTIQEGTQVISWVGSANRDSEVFGDAEQFIEDRKPNRHMGFGFGIHFCLGAPLARLEARVVLHTMLQQMQDIKLVPGTTLQPIQSAFVFGVKEYPILFEHVKQS, encoded by the coding sequence ATGAACCGAGCACCCAGAAAGTATGCCAATTATATTCCGATCCGGGAACTGGAAGGGGTTGAGCAGCAGCTATCTCCCTTCCAGGTGTACGCCGAACTTCGTGAGAATACTCCAGTCCGATACGATGAGCACCGTGAATGCTGGGATATCTTTCGTTATGAAGATGTGCAGTACGTACTGAAAAATCCCAAGTTGTTTTCTTCCGCACGTGATCGTGCAAACACCAGTATGCTTACAACGGATCCGCCCAAACACAAGCAGTTAAGGGACTTGGTTAATCAGGCATTCACACCGAAGGCCATAGAAGCGCTTGCTCCGCGCATTCAGGAGATTGCCGATGAATTACTCACTCCCCGGTTGTCCCAAGGTCAAATGAACCTCGTCGATGATCTGGCGACTCCGCTGCCTGTTATCGTCATTGCGGAACTCCTGGGAGTCCCTGCAAAAGACCGGCAGAAGTTTAAAATATGGTCGGACGCCTTGGTTAAAGGGGCACGCGATGACAGTGATGAAGCTTTCCAGGAGCTTATGGAAGAGAAAAAACGTAATCAACAGGAACTGGCCATCTATTTTACAGCCATTATGGAAGAACGCAGGCAGGAGTCGCAGGATGATTTGATCTCTTTGCTGCTGGCAGCAGAGATTGAAGGGAAGAAGCTGAGCGAGGAGGAACTGGTTGGTTTTTGCATTTTGCTGCTTGCAGCAGGTAATGAAACGACGACCAATCTGATTACCAATGCAGTTCGCATTCTTGCTGAACAACCCGAGCTGCAGCAGCGGCTGCGTGAACATCCTGAGCACGTTGCATCAGCTGTTGAGGAGACGCTGCGTTACTACCCGCCGATTGTTGCGATTGGACGTGTAGCTAAAGAAACGGTTGAATTGAACGGGCAGACCATTCAGGAGGGAACTCAGGTAATTTCGTGGGTGGGTTCGGCCAATCGGGATAGCGAAGTTTTCGGCGATGCAGAACAATTTATCGAGGATCGCAAACCGAACCGGCACATGGGATTTGGATTTGGCATTCACTTTTGCCTGGGAGCCCCGTTAGCCCGTCTGGAGGCGAGAGTTGTACTCCACACCATGCTGCAGCAGATGCAGGATATCAAGCTTGTTCCGGGAACGACACTGCAGCCAATCCAGAGTGCGTTTGTATTTGGTGTGAAGGAATACCCTATTCTATTTGAGCACGTTAAGCAGTCTTAA
- a CDS encoding MFS transporter — MKTWKVNLIVLWFGQFLVNSGMTMITPFLSLYLAKDLGVVGEHEIGIWAGFIFAANFLTSFLFQPLWGKLSDKYGRKIMLLRSGFGMAIVIALMGFAQNPWQLLLLRLLNGTISGFNPAAVSLISGTTPKDRMGFAMGISQSGQVAGTILGPLIGGLLADAVGFRPIFYITGGLIFAASLLAMFLVREKFDRKEAAKLPEQSVLSGLKELNKSPQLPALFAVTFLLQFAMISPMSLLPLYVQKLHASDVNVAFWAGLVGAVTGLSNMAMSPILGKLSDRIGAHKVLTFSLIGTGLLLIPQAFVQTVWQLILVRFAMGVFMGGLLPSVNALIRAYTPDGMISRAFSFNTSTLALGNMLGAVIGGFMAGFIGIEGLFIVSGGLLLINMVWVRIKLYKKPALVRES; from the coding sequence TTGAAAACTTGGAAAGTAAACCTCATCGTGCTTTGGTTTGGACAGTTTCTGGTCAACTCGGGCATGACCATGATTACGCCTTTTTTATCCCTATACCTTGCCAAGGATTTAGGCGTCGTCGGTGAGCACGAGATTGGCATATGGGCGGGATTTATATTTGCTGCCAATTTCCTCACTTCATTTTTGTTCCAGCCCTTGTGGGGCAAACTGTCCGATAAGTATGGACGTAAAATTATGCTGCTGCGCTCCGGATTCGGGATGGCGATTGTGATCGCGCTCATGGGGTTTGCCCAAAATCCGTGGCAGCTCCTCTTGTTGCGTTTGCTCAACGGTACCATCTCCGGTTTTAATCCGGCAGCCGTTTCCCTGATCTCGGGAACAACGCCCAAGGATCGTATGGGTTTCGCCATGGGGATAAGTCAGTCCGGACAGGTAGCCGGAACGATTCTCGGTCCGCTGATCGGCGGTTTGCTCGCAGATGCCGTTGGCTTCCGGCCCATATTCTACATTACAGGCGGCCTCATCTTTGCTGCATCACTGCTGGCCATGTTCCTTGTTCGGGAAAAATTCGACCGCAAGGAAGCGGCCAAACTGCCGGAACAATCCGTATTGTCCGGACTGAAGGAATTAAACAAGTCACCACAGCTGCCCGCATTGTTTGCTGTAACGTTCCTGCTGCAGTTTGCGATGATTAGTCCCATGTCACTCTTGCCGCTGTATGTACAGAAGCTGCATGCATCGGATGTAAACGTGGCATTCTGGGCCGGTCTTGTCGGTGCTGTCACCGGACTATCCAACATGGCCATGTCTCCCATACTCGGCAAGCTCAGTGATCGTATTGGCGCACATAAGGTACTGACCTTCTCTCTTATAGGTACGGGACTGCTGCTAATACCACAAGCCTTCGTACAAACGGTATGGCAGCTCATTTTGGTGCGTTTCGCCATGGGTGTATTCATGGGTGGATTGCTGCCTAGCGTCAACGCCTTGATTCGAGCCTACACTCCAGATGGCATGATCAGTCGTGCTTTCAGTTTCAATACGAGTACGCTCGCTCTCGGGAATATGCTCGGAGCCGTAATTGGCGGTTTTATGGCAGGATTTATCGGCATTGAGGGATTGTTTATCGTATCTGGCGGACTCCTGTTAATCAATATGGTATGGGTTCGAATCAAACTATACAAAAAGCCTGCTCTCGTCAGGGAATCCTGA